One segment of Streptomyces sp. NBC_00576 DNA contains the following:
- a CDS encoding M48 family metalloprotease, with the protein MGSTLRALRALVLLAGFYLLGVLLLAVLAGTDYLLFAHAPAAVATKLAVVSVLLAIPLVRGLLMLRTPKGEEPSGLPVSEADEPELWRTVRELADQVDTRAPSRIVLTGDVNAAVSEDAHLLGLLPGPRRLYLGVPLMQGLTEAQLRAVLAHELGHYAGSDTRLAALTLRGRVQLQRTVRNFEERAGSTEARERARQERKNAKAEARGKEAREIDTGGAGITYRTLARIYTAYAKLYLRATLTDSRRQEYAADASAARITGRDAIASALREIPVLDGAFGFYVRSYATLGTDAGLLPPRGEVFGGFGRMLTARQLELAGLRSELSTEPASPYDSHPPVADRVRRIELLPADGRADEAHGAAISLLTDEERTYAALEDAVLTDEVRLLPRTADWQELLDDAMAGNLAALNTPLHRALALYTKSRPALPALLTLIDNGQLWQLARRLPLSDEAAAAKGRAFREFVRPTLHNSLHSMVMAEFSARSRMRWEFSWAQPAKARLLPAPGGTPDDGDPGLDAAIATAVDRALADPPDTVPLRALLPPAPRDPASRETDAPR; encoded by the coding sequence ATGGGCTCGACCCTGCGCGCGCTGCGCGCTCTCGTACTGCTCGCCGGCTTCTATCTGCTCGGCGTGCTCCTGCTGGCGGTGCTCGCCGGCACCGACTACCTGCTCTTCGCGCACGCGCCGGCCGCCGTCGCGACCAAGCTGGCCGTCGTCTCCGTACTGCTGGCGATTCCGTTGGTCCGCGGCCTGCTCATGCTGCGTACACCGAAGGGCGAGGAGCCCTCGGGGCTGCCCGTGTCCGAGGCGGACGAGCCGGAACTCTGGCGCACTGTAAGGGAGTTGGCCGACCAGGTCGACACCCGCGCCCCGTCCCGCATCGTCCTCACCGGCGACGTCAACGCCGCCGTCAGCGAGGACGCCCACCTGCTCGGCCTTCTGCCCGGTCCGCGCCGGCTCTACCTCGGCGTACCCCTCATGCAGGGCCTGACCGAGGCCCAGCTGCGCGCGGTCCTCGCCCACGAACTCGGCCACTACGCCGGCTCCGACACCCGCCTGGCCGCCCTCACCCTGCGCGGACGCGTCCAACTCCAGCGCACGGTAAGGAACTTCGAGGAGCGCGCGGGCAGCACGGAGGCCCGGGAGCGGGCCCGGCAGGAGCGCAAGAACGCCAAGGCCGAGGCCAGGGGCAAGGAAGCGCGGGAGATCGACACGGGCGGCGCGGGCATCACGTATCGCACACTGGCCCGGATCTACACCGCGTACGCCAAGCTGTACCTCCGCGCCACACTCACCGACTCCCGCCGCCAGGAGTACGCCGCCGACGCCTCGGCCGCCCGGATCACCGGCCGCGACGCCATCGCGTCGGCACTGCGCGAAATCCCGGTGCTGGACGGCGCGTTCGGGTTCTACGTGCGCAGCTACGCCACCCTCGGCACCGACGCCGGGCTGCTGCCGCCGCGCGGTGAGGTGTTCGGCGGCTTCGGCCGGATGCTGACCGCCCGCCAGCTCGAACTGGCGGGCCTGCGCAGCGAGTTGTCCACGGAACCGGCCTCGCCGTACGACTCCCACCCGCCCGTCGCCGACCGTGTACGCCGGATCGAGCTGCTCCCCGCCGACGGCCGCGCGGACGAGGCCCACGGCGCGGCCATCAGCCTCCTCACGGACGAGGAGCGCACGTACGCGGCACTGGAGGACGCGGTCCTCACGGACGAGGTACGGCTGTTGCCGCGTACCGCCGACTGGCAGGAACTCCTCGACGACGCGATGGCGGGCAACCTCGCCGCCCTCAACACCCCGCTGCACCGTGCCCTGGCCCTCTACACGAAGAGCCGTCCCGCGCTCCCGGCCCTGCTCACCCTCATCGACAACGGCCAACTGTGGCAGCTGGCACGCCGGTTGCCGCTGTCGGACGAGGCGGCCGCGGCGAAGGGGCGGGCGTTCCGCGAGTTCGTACGCCCGACCCTGCACAACTCGCTGCACAGCATGGTGATGGCGGAGTTCAGCGCGCGGTCGCGGATGCGCTGGGAGTTCTCCTGGGCGCAGCCGGCGAAGGCCCGCCTGCTCCCGGCGCCGGGCGGCACGCCGGACGACGGTGACCCGGGGCTCGACGCCGCGATCGCCACCGCCGTGGACAGGGCTCTCGCCGACCCGCCGGACACCGTCCCGCTGCGCGCCCTGCTACCCCCGGCTCCCCGCGACCCCGCCTCCCGAGAAACGGACGCCCCCCGATGA
- the msrA gene encoding peptide-methionine (S)-S-oxide reductase MsrA — MTAQTQRAVLAGGCFWGMEDLIRRLPGVTATRVGYTGGDVANATYRNHGTHAEAIEILFDPAGTDFRALLEFFFQIHDPSTKNRQGNDIGLSYRSAIYYVDDEQKRVAEDTIADVDASGLWPGKVVTEVEPVGPFWEAEPEHQDYLQRYPNGYTCHFPRPGWRLPARTEG; from the coding sequence ATGACTGCGCAGACGCAGAGGGCGGTGCTGGCGGGTGGATGCTTCTGGGGGATGGAGGACCTGATCCGCCGACTCCCGGGCGTGACGGCGACCCGGGTCGGATACACCGGCGGGGACGTGGCGAACGCGACGTACCGGAACCACGGCACGCACGCGGAGGCCATTGAGATCCTTTTCGACCCCGCGGGCACCGATTTCCGCGCCCTCCTGGAGTTCTTCTTCCAGATCCACGACCCCAGCACCAAGAACCGCCAGGGCAACGACATCGGTCTCAGCTACCGCTCGGCGATCTACTACGTGGATGACGAGCAGAAGCGGGTCGCCGAGGACACGATCGCTGATGTGGACGCCTCCGGACTGTGGCCGGGCAAGGTCGTCACCGAGGTGGAGCCGGTCGGCCCTTTCTGGGAGGCCGAGCCCGAGCACCAGGACTATCTGCAGCGTTACCCGAACGGCTACACCTGCCACTTCCCGCGCCCGGGATGGCGACTGCCCGCCCGCACGGAGGGCTGA
- a CDS encoding DUF6585 family protein — protein MGARNPWGEIPETVPGAAVERQLGAGRYAFRTRTSAVSWWGSFMLLLVTAFCVMMFFVISGESEWTNAILFIILGACTFLGAIAVPLVARFRPVAWCAVFENGVVYQYGSQPPIAGAWDEITGCQRQATDLVRNGVTMSTTHSVYVQMPVGNFMVSGDTPDAQEIGALIANSWVAIQNRIAEEDATVRMAELGALLETGGRVEFGPFTVSLAGLEHEGTVMDWKKISEIELMGSTVCVVVTGERKPVREPVEAVPDAVLFLTVSDALWRAARQTG, from the coding sequence ATGGGGGCTCGAAATCCATGGGGCGAGATCCCGGAAACCGTGCCGGGCGCGGCGGTGGAGCGGCAACTCGGCGCCGGTCGATACGCCTTTCGCACACGGACCAGTGCGGTGTCCTGGTGGGGCTCGTTCATGCTCCTCCTCGTCACGGCGTTCTGCGTGATGATGTTTTTCGTCATCAGTGGTGAGAGTGAATGGACGAACGCGATCCTCTTCATCATCCTCGGCGCGTGCACCTTTCTCGGGGCGATTGCCGTCCCCCTGGTCGCACGGTTCAGACCGGTCGCATGGTGTGCCGTTTTCGAGAATGGTGTCGTCTACCAGTACGGTTCGCAGCCACCGATCGCCGGGGCCTGGGACGAGATCACCGGATGTCAGCGTCAGGCGACGGACCTCGTACGCAACGGGGTCACCATGTCCACTACACATTCCGTGTACGTCCAGATGCCCGTCGGCAACTTCATGGTGTCGGGTGACACACCCGACGCTCAGGAAATCGGCGCCCTGATCGCGAACAGCTGGGTCGCGATCCAGAACCGGATCGCCGAAGAGGACGCCACGGTCCGAATGGCCGAACTGGGCGCGTTGTTGGAGACCGGTGGGCGAGTGGAGTTCGGGCCGTTCACGGTGAGCCTGGCCGGACTCGAGCACGAGGGCACTGTCATGGACTGGAAGAAGATCAGCGAGATCGAGCTGATGGGATCGACCGTCTGCGTGGTGGTGACCGGTGAGCGTAAGCCGGTCCGAGAGCCGGTCGAGGCCGTGCCGGACGCTGTTCTGTTCCTCACCGTGTCGGACGCCTTGTGGCGGGCTGCGCGGCAGACCGGGTGA
- a CDS encoding DUF1905 domain-containing protein, with product MGTVVHPKDSGYLLPLKVAVRKQCALAAGDDVTVKMTVSLQ from the coding sequence ATGGGAACTGTTGTCCACCCCAAGGACAGCGGCTACCTGCTGCCCCTCAAGGTCGCTGTGCGCAAGCAGTGCGCCCTTGCAGCAGGGGATGACGTGACAGTGAAGATGACCGTCTCCCTCCAATGA
- a CDS encoding IS607 family transposase — protein sequence MKLSEWAVRNGVHYQTAWTWAREGRMPVPVVQTPSGTWLVTEPAASAAGRVVAYCRVSSGDQEADLERQVARTVQGATAQGYAVADVVTEVGSGVDGRRRKLHRLLADPGVGTIVVEHRDRLARFGVEHLEAALSATGRRLLVLDPAETADDLAGDITEVLTSMCARLYGRSSAHNRAARAVAAATGPEAAG from the coding sequence GTGAAGCTTTCCGAGTGGGCAGTACGCAACGGCGTGCATTACCAGACCGCGTGGACCTGGGCGAGAGAGGGCCGTATGCCGGTCCCGGTCGTCCAGACGCCGTCCGGTACTTGGCTGGTGACCGAGCCCGCCGCGTCGGCTGCCGGGCGGGTCGTGGCGTACTGCCGTGTCTCGTCCGGTGACCAGGAAGCGGACCTGGAACGTCAGGTCGCCCGTACCGTGCAGGGTGCAACGGCCCAGGGGTATGCGGTCGCTGATGTGGTGACGGAGGTCGGCTCGGGGGTGGACGGGCGCCGCCGCAAGCTGCACCGGCTGCTCGCCGATCCGGGTGTGGGGACGATCGTGGTCGAGCACCGGGACCGCCTCGCCCGGTTCGGCGTCGAACACCTGGAAGCCGCTCTCTCCGCCACCGGACGGCGCCTGCTTGTCCTCGACCCGGCAGAGACCGCCGACGACCTCGCAGGGGACATCACCGAGGTCCTGACCTCGATGTGCGCCCGCCTGTACGGCCGTAGTTCCGCGCACAACCGCGCCGCCCGGGCCGTCGCCGCCGCCACTGGTCCGGAGGCGGCCGGATGA